One genomic window of Pseudomonadales bacterium includes the following:
- a CDS encoding AraC family transcriptional regulator, which yields MIKLTEPPITSANTRTALSGYVLAMAHAMTEAGVDYKQLMASVGLDHSHLEDFGYRYSQEKVTELWRLAIAETGDENFGLKVAKHIRPSSLHVVGQAMICSDTLRSSAKRFARFARLVSDSAVVSFTEDDQQCELSIALETGGTVPLYQAFDTVLAGFLEYCRWITHDELVPLAVNFTHSPVNDPTEYEALFRCPINYQQDINSLVLRTEDMDRSIPGANEELASLLDELAARYLQDRVQGRFSRRVRQVLLVKLPNGEPSRAETAQSMAMTERTLARRLTEENTTFYEILKQLREEQAYAYLKHTEMNIEEIAYSLGFSDRGSFSRAFKSWTGTRPSDWRAQQAHLMGDDLEDESADPVDPGRLN from the coding sequence ATGATCAAGCTAACTGAGCCACCCATTACATCCGCGAATACCCGTACCGCTCTGTCCGGTTATGTGCTTGCTATGGCTCACGCCATGACGGAAGCCGGAGTCGACTACAAGCAGTTAATGGCAAGTGTGGGGCTTGATCATAGTCACCTGGAAGACTTTGGTTATCGTTACAGTCAGGAAAAGGTCACTGAATTATGGCGGCTGGCAATTGCTGAAACCGGTGATGAGAATTTTGGTCTCAAAGTCGCCAAGCATATTCGCCCTTCAAGCTTGCATGTCGTCGGACAGGCCATGATTTGTAGTGACACTTTGCGTTCTTCGGCGAAGCGTTTTGCCCGATTTGCCCGGCTGGTTTCAGATTCTGCGGTTGTTAGCTTTACCGAAGATGATCAGCAATGTGAGCTTTCAATTGCACTGGAAACCGGAGGAACAGTTCCTCTGTATCAGGCTTTTGACACCGTACTTGCCGGGTTTCTGGAGTACTGCCGATGGATAACTCACGACGAACTGGTTCCGTTGGCCGTTAATTTTACTCATTCACCGGTTAATGATCCGACGGAGTACGAAGCGCTTTTTCGCTGCCCAATCAATTACCAGCAAGATATTAATTCACTGGTTTTGAGAACCGAGGATATGGACCGGTCCATTCCCGGTGCAAACGAAGAGTTGGCCTCTCTTCTTGATGAGCTTGCAGCGAGATATCTTCAGGACCGCGTTCAAGGGCGGTTTTCCCGGCGTGTCAGACAAGTATTGTTGGTTAAACTGCCCAATGGAGAGCCGAGTCGGGCTGAAACAGCGCAGAGTATGGCGATGACCGAGCGTACTCTGGCCCGGCGCCTTACCGAAGAGAATACGACTTTCTACGAAATTCTTAAACAGCTCAGAGAAGAGCAAGCCTACGCTTACCTGAAGCATACCGAAATGAACATTGAAGAGATCGCCTATAGTTTGGGCTTCTCTGATCGCGGTTCGTTTTCCCGAGCCTTTAAAAGCTGGACTGGAACGCGTCCCAGCGACTGGCGTGCCCAGCAAGCTCACCTGATGGGTGATGATCTCGAGGATGAGTCAGCTGATCCAGTGGATCCAGGCAGGTTGAATTAG
- a CDS encoding nitroreductase, producing the protein MNAEMADVFTGIVNQRRSIRAFRNEPVPADLLERVFESALRSPSNCNTQPWQVHVASGQAVENLRQVLPGCFLRGEHSLDFPYDGKYQGVYQERQYAAANALYEAMGIPRADKQQRQEALLRNFTFFGAPHVAFLFLPEPFGLREACDLGMYAQTVMLSMTAHGLASCPQTALGFLSDPVRETLGVDASQKLVFGISFGFEDIGADINECATDRGNLADFVYFHS; encoded by the coding sequence ATGAATGCAGAGATGGCCGACGTTTTCACCGGTATTGTCAATCAAAGACGGTCGATCAGGGCTTTTCGTAACGAGCCGGTACCAGCGGATTTGCTTGAAAGAGTATTTGAATCCGCATTGCGTTCGCCTTCCAACTGCAATACTCAGCCGTGGCAAGTGCATGTCGCCTCGGGACAAGCTGTTGAGAATTTGCGTCAGGTATTGCCGGGTTGTTTTTTGCGAGGCGAGCACAGTTTGGATTTTCCTTATGATGGGAAATATCAGGGGGTTTATCAAGAGCGCCAATATGCAGCCGCCAATGCGCTTTACGAAGCTATGGGCATTCCCCGCGCTGACAAACAACAACGGCAGGAAGCGCTGTTACGAAATTTTACTTTCTTTGGTGCGCCCCATGTTGCGTTTCTGTTTTTGCCAGAGCCTTTTGGTTTGCGAGAAGCCTGTGACCTGGGCATGTACGCGCAGACGGTGATGCTTTCCATGACAGCGCATGGCTTGGCGAGCTGCCCGCAGACAGCATTGGGGTTTCTGTCGGACCCGGTTCGTGAAACCCTGGGTGTTGATGCCTCCCAAAAGCTGGTATTTGGTATTTCTTTTGGTTTTGAAGACATTGGTGCTGATATAAACGAATGTGCCACAGATAGAGGCAATCTCGCGGATTTTGTTTATTTCCACTCCTGA
- a CDS encoding DUF4345 domain-containing protein, with translation MKGFKIAIIIWALLPIITGVMDVIVGPSAWQGIGVGLSAQAFGDSVLDSQVRFLGTVWISYGALLLVCVKDLQKYANILRGALLVVFIGGIARVISVAQVGMPDTEAGPGFIVFALVIELAVMPALLLWQHKVMKSDPL, from the coding sequence ATGAAAGGATTTAAAATTGCGATCATTATTTGGGCATTACTGCCAATCATTACCGGTGTAATGGATGTCATTGTGGGCCCTTCTGCCTGGCAGGGTATTGGCGTTGGCTTGTCGGCGCAGGCATTTGGCGATTCGGTCCTCGATAGCCAGGTACGCTTTTTGGGAACGGTCTGGATCAGCTACGGTGCGTTGCTGCTGGTTTGCGTTAAAGATTTACAGAAGTACGCAAATATTCTTCGTGGTGCGTTATTAGTCGTATTTATCGGCGGTATTGCCCGCGTTATTTCGGTTGCTCAGGTTGGTATGCCGGATACAGAAGCTGGTCCCGGCTTTATTGTGTTTGCTCTGGTGATAGAGCTTGCCGTGATGCCCGCGTTGCTGTTATGGCAGCATAAGGTGATGAAAAGCGACCCGTTGTAA
- a CDS encoding SDR family oxidoreductase codes for MRKTMSGFDLSNRKILITGAAQGLGAEMASVLAAMGAELAITDIDEAGLQTTVDKIEQQGGIRPLTFRHDVSSAADWKQLYEQLEPRWQLLHGLVNNAGIMLHRPFTETTLEMFQKTQSINVDSVFIGSQTFLPMLKNAGEQGSASSIVNVSSIFGQVAGPLHSAYCASKGAVRLLTKSIATELPRLGYNVRCNSIHPGIMDTGVSLTGLQTMVDMGTFADVEEAANYFSAVIPMGRPGSAPEIANGVAYLLSDASSLMTGAELTLDGGYTAV; via the coding sequence ATGAGGAAAACAATGTCAGGGTTTGATTTAAGTAATCGAAAAATTTTAATCACAGGTGCCGCTCAGGGATTAGGTGCCGAGATGGCATCTGTGTTGGCGGCAATGGGGGCCGAGTTAGCCATAACAGATATTGACGAGGCTGGCCTGCAAACGACAGTAGACAAGATAGAGCAACAAGGGGGGATTCGCCCCCTTACTTTTCGGCATGATGTGAGCAGTGCTGCCGACTGGAAACAACTCTATGAACAGCTGGAGCCACGCTGGCAACTCTTGCATGGGTTGGTGAATAATGCGGGCATTATGTTGCATCGACCATTTACTGAAACCACATTGGAAATGTTTCAAAAAACCCAAAGCATTAATGTTGATAGTGTGTTTATCGGCTCTCAGACATTTCTGCCAATGTTGAAGAACGCCGGGGAGCAAGGAAGTGCGTCATCCATTGTGAATGTGTCGTCTATTTTCGGTCAGGTTGCCGGACCGTTGCATTCGGCTTATTGTGCATCCAAAGGTGCGGTAAGGTTGCTGACCAAATCGATAGCAACCGAATTGCCCCGGTTAGGTTATAACGTGCGCTGTAATTCGATTCACCCCGGTATTATGGATACGGGTGTATCGCTGACCGGGTTGCAGACGATGGTGGATATGGGCACTTTTGCCGATGTAGAGGAAGCAGCTAACTATTTCTCTGCGGTTATTCCAATGGGGCGTCCTGGCAGCGCTCCCGAGATTGCCAACGGAGTGGCCTATTTGTTGTCTGATGCTTCTTCACTTATGACTGGCGCCGAACTAACACTGGATGGCGGTTATACCGCCGTTTAG
- a CDS encoding acyl-CoA dehydrogenase family protein: MDLSLTDEQQMIQSTARQFADAELVPTAAKVDRDGDRSGFLARLKQLAELGFMGLNVEAEYGGSEAGSIAFSLAITEVARACASTAVTMSVTNMVGEVIQAVGNEAQKRRYLPRLCSGEYSAGGFCLSEAGAGSDPSGMKTRAVKDGDSWVLNGTKMWITSAEYAGVFVVWAVTDADAPKGKGISCFLVEADTPGISLGKAEDKMGQHGSATNMVIFEDCRIPASALMGSLNDGFRIAVSELAGGRIGIASLALGVGQAAMDYARQYITEREQFGQKIASMQGPQWMMADAYTELEAARLLTMNAAYLKQGGQAFSKAASMAKLHASETVNKVCYTAIQLMGGVGYTREYPLERFARDARVTSIYEGTSEIQRVIIARELLREL, from the coding sequence ATGGATTTGTCTCTGACGGACGAGCAGCAGATGATTCAGAGTACTGCCAGGCAGTTTGCCGATGCAGAGCTCGTGCCGACGGCTGCTAAAGTCGACCGAGACGGCGATCGCAGCGGGTTTCTTGCTCGCCTAAAGCAGCTGGCTGAATTGGGGTTTATGGGGCTCAATGTCGAAGCTGAATATGGCGGCAGCGAAGCAGGAAGCATTGCATTTAGTCTGGCGATCACTGAGGTGGCGCGGGCTTGTGCATCTACCGCGGTGACCATGTCGGTGACCAATATGGTGGGTGAGGTGATACAGGCCGTGGGCAACGAGGCGCAGAAACGTCGCTATCTACCCAGGCTTTGTTCGGGCGAATATTCTGCTGGTGGATTCTGCCTTTCGGAAGCCGGTGCCGGTTCTGACCCTTCGGGTATGAAAACCCGGGCAGTAAAAGACGGTGATAGTTGGGTGCTAAATGGCACCAAAATGTGGATCACCAGTGCAGAATACGCGGGCGTCTTTGTGGTGTGGGCGGTTACCGACGCCGATGCGCCGAAAGGGAAAGGTATTTCCTGCTTTTTGGTAGAAGCGGACACACCCGGCATCTCGCTAGGCAAAGCTGAAGATAAAATGGGGCAGCATGGTTCTGCAACCAATATGGTTATTTTCGAAGACTGCCGAATTCCGGCGTCGGCTTTAATGGGAAGCTTAAACGATGGCTTTCGTATTGCCGTGAGTGAGCTCGCCGGAGGACGCATTGGTATTGCTTCGCTGGCTTTGGGTGTTGGTCAGGCAGCAATGGATTATGCCCGGCAGTACATCACAGAACGGGAACAGTTCGGTCAAAAAATTGCCAGCATGCAGGGGCCCCAATGGATGATGGCTGATGCGTATACCGAGTTGGAGGCGGCCCGGTTGTTGACAATGAATGCTGCGTATCTGAAGCAGGGAGGGCAGGCGTTTTCCAAAGCAGCATCAATGGCGAAGCTGCATGCCAGCGAAACAGTCAATAAGGTTTGTTATACCGCCATTCAACTGATGGGAGGTGTTGGTTACACGCGTGAATACCCACTGGAAAGGTTTGCCAGAGATGCTCGAGTCACCTCAATCTACGAAGGCACCAGCGAAATACAGAGGGTGATCATTGCTCGGGAATTATTGCGGGAGTTATAG
- a CDS encoding thiolase family protein, which yields MKEKQIVIVGAARTPMGGMQGELGELSAAELGSVAIRAAVERAGVSADAVDELYFGSVVTAGQKQAPARQASLGAGLPDSVPCTTINKVCGSSMKAVMIAHDQLLVGNGEAIVAGGMESMSRTPYLIEKARQGLRMGHAELKDSLFLDGLEDAGSGGLMGSFAQKAADDNQITREAMDAFAVQSLARANQAITSGWLAGEIAPVVLKTRQGERTVAVDEQPGNARPEKIPHLRPAFKRDGSVTAANASSMSDGAAALVLMDVSAAATRGLTPLARIVGHATHAQNPSEFTLAPIGAIKKLLDKTGWKIDDVDLFEINEAFAVVTLLAIDALGLDPEKVNVNGGACALGHPLGASGARILVTLLYALRRLGKKRGIATLCLGGGEATAVAIELID from the coding sequence ATGAAAGAAAAGCAAATTGTTATTGTCGGTGCTGCTCGTACCCCGATGGGGGGTATGCAGGGTGAACTTGGAGAATTAAGTGCTGCCGAGCTGGGTTCTGTTGCTATCAGGGCGGCGGTCGAACGCGCTGGAGTTTCCGCAGATGCGGTTGACGAGCTTTATTTTGGATCGGTAGTGACTGCGGGACAAAAGCAGGCTCCTGCCCGGCAGGCATCGTTGGGTGCCGGATTGCCAGATTCCGTGCCTTGTACCACGATTAATAAAGTATGCGGCTCCAGCATGAAGGCGGTAATGATTGCCCACGACCAACTGCTGGTGGGTAACGGTGAGGCTATCGTCGCTGGCGGTATGGAAAGCATGAGCCGCACACCTTATTTGATTGAAAAGGCACGGCAGGGCTTGAGAATGGGGCACGCGGAGCTGAAAGACAGCCTGTTTCTGGACGGTCTGGAAGACGCGGGCAGCGGCGGTTTGATGGGCAGCTTTGCTCAGAAAGCGGCAGATGACAATCAAATTACCCGTGAAGCCATGGACGCCTTTGCGGTGCAATCTCTGGCCAGGGCTAATCAAGCAATTACGTCAGGGTGGCTAGCGGGAGAAATTGCGCCGGTTGTGCTGAAAACCCGTCAGGGAGAGCGAACCGTAGCGGTTGATGAGCAGCCCGGTAACGCTCGACCCGAAAAAATACCGCACCTTCGACCAGCATTTAAGCGGGATGGCAGTGTTACAGCTGCCAACGCTAGCTCGATGTCGGATGGTGCTGCCGCGCTGGTATTGATGGATGTATCGGCAGCCGCCACAAGAGGCTTAACACCTTTGGCCCGTATTGTGGGGCACGCGACTCATGCGCAGAACCCTTCCGAGTTTACTTTGGCACCGATTGGCGCCATCAAGAAATTACTCGACAAAACGGGCTGGAAAATTGATGACGTTGACCTTTTTGAAATTAATGAAGCTTTTGCGGTAGTAACCTTGTTGGCAATCGATGCACTTGGGCTGGACCCTGAGAAGGTTAATGTAAATGGGGGTGCCTGCGCGCTGGGACATCCGCTGGGAGCATCTGGTGCGCGCATTCTCGTGACACTGTTGTACGCATTGCGGCGTTTGGGTAAAAAACGCGGTATTGCTACCTTATGCCTTGGTGGTGGCGAAGCTACCGCCGTTGCCATTGAATTGATTGATTAG
- a CDS encoding AraC family transcriptional regulator: MSTTNAHYAFSALAGAARQGIDIQALLSEAGIDAKLRTNPNARVTDKQLTRLVQLIWSRLEDEFMGFTASPCKQGCFAMMCQVVSHCENLEGLFHQGIRFYELVTDDIKMKLITGDTESVFEVEMSNPELDPDHFYLEFWLVIWHRLASWITGKKLPLVQANFTYPKPPHFDEFKYLYPCPCQFNQQRTQLIFSNIYLAQPLVRTSRELSHFLRSSPSGIMTIPGDDNSLNRKIKMLILNKSGDSFAAPDFDEVATLLNMSPQTLRRKLKQEGTSFQRIKDMIRRDLAIEKLYVQGLTVTQVAGLLGFAEPRSFTRAFKQWTGVSPSQYQKTGKPQHTHL; this comes from the coding sequence ATGAGTACAACCAATGCACACTACGCTTTTTCTGCTCTGGCTGGTGCTGCACGCCAGGGAATTGATATCCAAGCGCTGTTAAGTGAAGCAGGTATTGATGCAAAACTGCGGACCAACCCCAACGCCCGCGTGACAGACAAACAACTCACGCGCCTGGTCCAACTAATCTGGAGCCGTCTCGAAGACGAATTTATGGGGTTCACCGCCTCACCCTGTAAACAGGGCTGTTTTGCCATGATGTGTCAGGTGGTAAGCCATTGTGAAAATCTTGAGGGGTTGTTCCATCAAGGTATTCGTTTTTACGAACTGGTCACTGACGACATAAAGATGAAACTGATCACTGGCGACACAGAGTCCGTCTTTGAAGTTGAGATGAGTAACCCCGAGCTTGATCCAGACCATTTTTATCTCGAATTCTGGCTGGTTATCTGGCATCGGCTTGCGAGCTGGATTACCGGCAAGAAACTACCGCTGGTTCAGGCAAATTTCACTTACCCAAAACCCCCTCACTTTGACGAATTCAAGTATCTGTACCCCTGCCCATGCCAGTTCAACCAGCAACGTACTCAACTCATTTTCAGCAATATTTATCTGGCTCAACCTCTCGTTAGAACATCGAGAGAGCTTTCGCATTTTTTGCGCTCGTCACCATCGGGCATTATGACTATTCCCGGCGATGACAATAGCCTCAACCGAAAAATCAAAATGCTGATTCTGAATAAATCCGGTGACTCTTTTGCAGCACCTGATTTTGATGAGGTTGCAACGCTGCTAAACATGAGCCCGCAAACTCTCAGACGTAAACTCAAACAGGAAGGCACCAGTTTTCAGCGCATAAAAGACATGATTCGTAGAGACCTGGCAATAGAAAAACTATATGTGCAGGGCCTGACTGTCACTCAGGTGGCGGGCTTACTGGGTTTTGCAGAGCCACGCTCTTTTACCCGGGCATTCAAGCAATGGACGGGGGTTTCTCCCAGCCAGTATCAGAAAACGGGAAAGCCACAACACACCCATCTTTGA
- a CDS encoding AAA family ATPase, which yields MPTTPDQKLSLEKRPAVEPRLPLIGQSLQSLQKCRLTLFIAPSGYGKSTLLERMAEQLALQNSNVISINAQQSSQYDDYLANALLSKLTNDNSHLREEASLPQLPGIIHSLDSPVYILIDNYSQKHTESVKHLVETLLSIKTDFLHIAMCCSAEPGFAYSKLMLSGDAVVFNTGDLSLRQADIRLFLESHVKSMPIDPQTIDTIYQRTEGWPVAVQLAAVLLNQYGDTHFLEQFSGQDQFLTSFFNEHVLPQTPEPLMQFAAQAALFDDFSIDQINEALDTSTARENIFELNQRKLFITSLDRNQTRFRFHPMFRDFLATTKWQPNKKQSRAIYQAAALWAEEQNLTINAIEYALSASDFTLAKRLIVQSAQIIVRDQGLPPKLIQWCQRIPADNSPTAIYMNFWLAWSLTFSHQLELAERNILKLEQQLARTRSLGKEERFLLEGQIWGLKITLRVYQDQGEWCFKQSELWLKKYQDIADPYDVALAFSVRFVSAFLLLNQHEAHASIVSAKEKLAGLNSPYGTMWLQTLDGISEMEFGNYQVAHKILTRAHDQYLTFEEQVSPIVSTIALLLAKTSYEMGDMTSAENHLREGKAHIHDHGLTETAIAGIFVETKLAQQNSFSDALSALKNAEFTAGHHSPRLTFLIRKLKAELLIQNGQVELAEREARLAGVRINDEDGIEMKNVTSPLIETEKVRLGITLLYAKNRHKSALKEIKKLLEKPQTSQRPLFHTECLIIHSALLATNQEKKLSGRQLSKALKKAVENGFYQTFIDLKLFTIPAIKELRKQRQDSNILPEDDLMERISLALGLATKKTGPDNSEDLSLSARETELLELLKSPLSIQGIADYVFLSKATVKWHLNNIYKKLGVNNRTGALSVAKSKGLIY from the coding sequence ATGCCAACAACGCCCGATCAAAAGCTGAGCCTTGAAAAAAGACCCGCCGTGGAGCCCCGACTGCCCTTAATTGGGCAGTCACTCCAGTCGTTGCAGAAGTGTCGCCTCACGTTGTTTATTGCACCGTCCGGTTACGGCAAGAGCACTCTGCTGGAACGGATGGCAGAGCAACTGGCCTTACAAAACAGCAATGTTATTTCCATCAACGCGCAGCAATCCAGCCAGTATGATGATTACCTGGCGAATGCTTTACTGAGCAAATTGACTAACGACAACAGCCATCTTCGCGAAGAGGCCTCTCTACCCCAACTACCCGGCATTATTCACTCTCTGGATAGCCCCGTTTATATTCTTATTGACAACTATTCGCAAAAACACACTGAATCCGTCAAGCATCTGGTGGAGACTCTTCTCAGCATAAAAACTGATTTTTTGCACATCGCCATGTGTTGTTCAGCCGAACCCGGCTTTGCTTACAGCAAATTGATGCTGTCGGGAGACGCTGTTGTTTTTAACACGGGAGACCTGAGCTTGCGTCAGGCAGATATCCGCCTATTTCTGGAATCCCATGTAAAAAGCATGCCCATTGACCCGCAGACCATTGACACCATCTATCAGCGTACCGAAGGCTGGCCAGTTGCTGTTCAGTTGGCTGCCGTGCTGTTAAACCAATACGGCGACACACATTTTCTGGAGCAATTCTCTGGTCAGGATCAGTTCCTTACCAGCTTCTTTAATGAGCACGTTCTGCCACAAACCCCCGAACCACTGATGCAATTCGCTGCACAAGCAGCCTTGTTTGACGATTTTTCCATAGATCAAATTAACGAGGCGCTCGACACCTCAACTGCCAGAGAGAATATTTTCGAGCTCAACCAGCGTAAGCTATTCATAACTTCGCTCGATCGAAATCAAACCCGTTTTCGATTTCACCCCATGTTTCGGGATTTTCTGGCTACAACAAAATGGCAACCCAACAAGAAACAATCCCGCGCCATCTATCAGGCCGCAGCGCTGTGGGCTGAAGAGCAAAACTTGACCATTAACGCTATAGAATACGCACTGTCAGCAAGCGATTTTACATTGGCAAAAAGGCTGATTGTTCAGTCTGCTCAAATCATTGTCAGAGATCAGGGACTACCACCAAAACTCATTCAGTGGTGTCAACGCATTCCTGCGGACAACAGCCCAACGGCCATTTACATGAATTTCTGGCTGGCATGGTCATTAACCTTCTCCCACCAGTTAGAACTCGCCGAACGCAATATACTCAAACTGGAACAACAACTGGCCCGAACACGCTCACTTGGGAAAGAGGAGAGATTTCTGCTGGAAGGCCAGATCTGGGGGCTGAAAATCACACTGCGTGTTTATCAGGATCAAGGCGAGTGGTGTTTCAAGCAATCAGAACTTTGGTTAAAAAAATACCAGGATATTGCAGACCCCTACGATGTGGCCCTGGCGTTCTCTGTACGTTTTGTCAGCGCATTCTTACTGTTAAACCAGCATGAAGCGCACGCCAGTATCGTTAGCGCCAAAGAAAAACTCGCAGGCCTAAACAGCCCCTATGGCACCATGTGGTTGCAAACTCTGGACGGTATTTCCGAAATGGAGTTTGGCAATTATCAAGTTGCCCATAAAATCCTTACACGCGCTCACGACCAATATCTGACATTCGAAGAACAGGTGTCTCCCATTGTTTCTACCATTGCGCTGCTACTCGCCAAAACCAGTTATGAAATGGGCGACATGACAAGTGCTGAGAACCACCTTCGGGAAGGCAAGGCGCACATCCACGATCACGGCCTGACAGAAACAGCCATAGCGGGAATTTTTGTTGAAACAAAGCTGGCTCAACAAAACAGTTTCAGCGATGCTTTGTCGGCATTGAAAAATGCCGAGTTCACCGCCGGGCATCACTCACCACGGCTAACCTTCCTGATCAGAAAGTTAAAAGCCGAACTGCTGATTCAAAACGGGCAGGTTGAGCTCGCCGAAAGAGAAGCCCGGTTGGCCGGTGTTCGCATTAATGATGAAGACGGCATTGAAATGAAAAACGTCACTTCACCATTGATCGAAACGGAGAAAGTCCGCCTTGGCATTACGCTTTTATACGCCAAGAACCGTCATAAATCTGCACTCAAAGAAATCAAAAAACTTCTTGAAAAACCACAGACCTCTCAGCGGCCCTTATTTCATACCGAGTGCCTGATCATCCATAGCGCGCTTTTGGCAACAAATCAGGAGAAAAAGCTATCGGGCCGCCAACTGAGCAAAGCGCTTAAAAAAGCCGTGGAAAACGGTTTCTATCAGACATTTATTGACCTTAAACTATTCACTATTCCCGCTATTAAAGAGCTAAGAAAACAGCGCCAGGATTCAAATATTTTGCCAGAAGATGATTTAATGGAACGAATCAGCCTGGCTCTTGGGCTGGCAACAAAAAAGACCGGACCGGATAACAGTGAAGACTTATCGCTTTCAGCCAGAGAAACCGAGCTACTGGAGCTGCTAAAAAGCCCTCTGTCTATACAAGGCATAGCCGATTATGTGTTCCTGTCCAAGGCCACAGTAAAATGGCACTTAAACAACATTTACAAAAAACTTGGTGTTAATAACCGGACAGGCGCTCTGAGCGTAGCGAAAAGCAAAGGGCTTATTTATTAA
- a CDS encoding long-chain fatty acid--CoA ligase, producing the protein MQFTQGLHRAIQLHPDAIATICEDRKLTFTQLADRVSRIAGGFAAQGISAGQTVAMLGLNSDYYLQYYLACAWSGVIANPVNFRWSSEEIIYSLNDSEAVGIILDDRFAPMAAEIKAACPTLQHLYYAGENAEQFPELAPLESLITESEPVADGNYGDNSLFGVFYTGGTTGFPKGVMLSHDNLCTAPFGFLAEGGFPDGCIGLHVAPMFHLADMMQTMSLLLRGCTHVMQAVFTPENVLTDITKHNVTDLLIVPTMLQMMIDHPDFGDYDTSSLQRVYYGGSPFAEAALDRALAALPNAKFMQGYGMTESSAIITVLPWDQHYPENRHKGHTRSGGRPALHTQLRIVDENEAPLAAGEVGEIIFRSPGVMQGYLNKPEATEEALRNGWMHTGDVGYINDEGYVFVIDRSKDMIISGGENVYCTEVENAISKHPSVTTSAVFGIPSEEWGEAVHAAVVLKPGSALTIEELTAHCKQQIAGYKCPRSMDIVEALPMTGAGKVKKNELRDPYWKR; encoded by the coding sequence ATGCAATTTACCCAGGGTTTACACAGAGCAATTCAACTTCATCCAGATGCTATCGCCACTATTTGCGAAGACCGAAAACTCACCTTCACGCAACTGGCAGACCGGGTATCTCGCATCGCTGGAGGGTTTGCAGCGCAAGGCATATCTGCGGGGCAAACTGTTGCCATGCTGGGGCTGAACTCAGATTACTACCTGCAATACTATCTGGCCTGTGCCTGGAGCGGAGTGATCGCCAACCCGGTTAACTTCCGCTGGAGCAGTGAAGAAATCATATACTCGCTCAATGATTCAGAGGCCGTTGGCATCATACTGGACGACCGCTTTGCACCCATGGCCGCAGAGATCAAAGCAGCCTGCCCGACGCTCCAGCATTTGTACTACGCTGGTGAGAACGCTGAACAATTTCCTGAACTGGCACCGCTGGAATCCCTGATTACTGAAAGCGAGCCTGTTGCAGACGGCAATTATGGAGACAACTCCCTATTCGGTGTTTTCTACACCGGCGGCACAACCGGCTTCCCCAAAGGGGTGATGTTGAGCCACGACAATCTCTGCACCGCACCTTTCGGGTTTCTGGCTGAGGGCGGCTTCCCGGATGGCTGCATTGGCCTGCACGTGGCCCCCATGTTCCATCTGGCCGACATGATGCAAACCATGAGCCTGCTGTTGAGAGGCTGCACCCATGTGATGCAAGCGGTTTTCACACCCGAGAATGTGCTGACAGACATTACCAAGCACAACGTAACAGACCTTTTGATAGTGCCCACCATGCTGCAAATGATGATCGACCACCCCGACTTTGGCGATTACGACACCAGCTCTTTGCAGCGCGTCTATTATGGCGGCTCACCCTTTGCCGAGGCCGCACTGGATCGCGCACTGGCGGCACTGCCCAATGCCAAATTCATGCAGGGTTACGGCATGACAGAATCCTCAGCCATTATTACCGTGCTGCCCTGGGATCAGCACTACCCCGAGAACCGTCATAAAGGTCACACCCGATCAGGAGGCCGCCCCGCCCTGCACACACAGTTGCGCATTGTGGATGAAAACGAAGCCCCGCTTGCCGCTGGCGAAGTGGGTGAAATTATCTTCCGCTCGCCCGGCGTCATGCAGGGTTACCTGAACAAACCTGAAGCCACCGAAGAAGCCCTGCGCAACGGCTGGATGCATACCGGTGATGTGGGCTACATCAATGACGAAGGCTATGTCTTTGTCATCGACCGCTCAAAAGACATGATTATCTCCGGCGGCGAAAATGTGTATTGCACCGAAGTGGAAAATGCCATCAGCAAACACCCCTCCGTGACAACCTCTGCCGTGTTTGGCATTCCCAGCGAAGAATGGGGCGAAGCCGTGCATGCCGCTGTTGTATTGAAACCCGGCAGCGCACTCACCATTGAAGAGCTAACCGCTCATTGCAAACAACAAATTGCGGGCTACAAATGCCCACGCAGCATGGACATTGTGGAAGCACTCCCCATGACCGGGGCGGGCAAGGTTAAAAAGAATGAGTTGCGTGATCCGTATTGGAAGCGGTGA
- a CDS encoding BrnA antitoxin family protein: MKSEYDLSKMKSRKNPYASKLKKPVTMRLSEDVVEYFKRMAEKKDVPYQSLINLYLRDCVAHHREIDISWQDKP; this comes from the coding sequence ATGAAATCAGAATACGACCTGTCAAAAATGAAGTCTCGCAAAAACCCTTATGCATCAAAGCTTAAGAAGCCGGTTACTATGCGGCTTAGTGAAGATGTGGTTGAGTATTTCAAACGCATGGCTGAAAAAAAGGACGTTCCCTATCAAAGTCTAATCAACCTCTATCTTCGTGATTGTGTGGCTCACCATCGAGAGATTGATATATCCTGGCAAGACAAGCCTTAA